The genomic DNA TATTATTGGCAAAACTGAGATAAATACAGTGGAATTTAGTACTAATTAATTTCAGTATAAACTTTTAAAGCTTGTATTTCTTTAACTATATATTTAACTTTGTGAGTTATTTGGTGCTGTTTGGAAGATTTGATTACCTGAAGTTTTGCTGACACAACCTCTGTGAGTCTGAAGTAGTTGGTGCCACGAAATATCCTGTTGAATTCCTCCACAGCCTTCTTGGCAGCCCTTTGAATTTCAGGGCTCTGTGGATCTGCCACCACTGGGGCACCCAAGGGATGCACTTTTTCTGAGggaatttaagaaataaaaaagtactttttgCAATGTGTGTGATATAATTcccctttttttattgttttgtttttcacacaaaCAAAACACTTTTCTTCTAGGATATAAAATAgaagttaaaacattttaaataatgattaAATAGAAAGAGAACACTTACCACTTTGGATTGCTTCTATTTCAGCCTCTTGTCCAAAAGAAATAGAAAGTACCAAgatgaaagagaaaaggaaaaggtaCAGCTGTGTAGCCATGTTTCTCTCTTCTCAGTTGCTCTACAAGACTAGAATCAATTTAGGAATCTTTTATTGGGCTGTGAAATCCCCACCCATCACAAACAAAGTAGAACAAATGACTAAGTGTGTAACTGCTGCTTTGGCAATTCATGGCTTAAAAGTGAGCCAACAGCCTTGTGCCTAGTAAACACTCACCACCTATAATTAAATGCAGATCCCTAGGCAATGACGTCTGCTTTTCATTAGATGAAGAGATGAAAAGATTTCTTTTTGTCTAAGGCACTGTAACAAAAAATTGtgagcatacagtatgtattcattTATGCTGACTAATAAAAA from Erpetoichthys calabaricus chromosome 5, fErpCal1.3, whole genome shotgun sequence includes the following:
- the LOC114652095 gene encoding cystatin-like translates to MATQLYLFLFSFILVLSISFGQEAEIEAIQSEKVHPLGAPVVADPQSPEIQRAAKKAVEEFNRIFRGTNYFRLTEVVSAKLQVTNAIQYIITARIGKTRCKKMEAVDLETCALTKKVLNCDFDVQFHPSDEQYKLTYQKCKR